A region from the Beduinella massiliensis genome encodes:
- a CDS encoding phosphotransferase enzyme family protein, with protein MERTPERAYAMERKIADDLGRSYGLYPTTVAPVQGGWLNRKWKIECEGGQMFVKQYSYERFSAGKLALIEEALERQMRLEERGVPCPHILPYEGRAIRFLDGGTAYMVMRYCPGRIVNCDTVTEAQMCSLGSVCGQIHREFMRLPRRGVRGYPLYSGGLTASLREHLRTCEKTLTADVPQAYRSAVRGQEAILRSLTDGCFDGCPLGIAHEDFTPDNMLFLDDEVSAVLDFDRNQYSFLWHDVARALLSLALKDGRMVRGRVRAFADGYASFRPLETGDIARALRIAGCIEFPWWIRRDVFESESPKLQRFLKEMRFLTEHWFELDDLIG; from the coding sequence TTGGAGCGGACGCCTGAGCGGGCTTACGCCATGGAGCGAAAGATTGCGGACGATTTAGGGCGCAGCTATGGCCTGTACCCGACCACCGTAGCGCCCGTTCAGGGCGGTTGGCTTAACAGGAAGTGGAAAATCGAATGCGAAGGCGGACAGATGTTCGTGAAGCAATACAGCTACGAACGCTTCAGCGCGGGAAAACTGGCGCTGATCGAGGAAGCGCTGGAGCGCCAGATGCGCCTGGAGGAAAGAGGCGTTCCTTGCCCGCACATCCTGCCGTATGAAGGGCGCGCCATTCGGTTTCTGGACGGCGGAACCGCCTATATGGTGATGCGCTATTGCCCCGGGAGAATCGTGAATTGTGATACGGTTACGGAGGCGCAGATGTGCAGTCTGGGAAGCGTCTGCGGCCAGATCCATCGGGAGTTTATGAGGCTGCCGCGCCGGGGCGTCAGGGGATATCCCCTGTATAGCGGGGGGCTCACCGCGTCCCTGAGGGAGCATCTGCGGACATGCGAAAAGACGCTTACGGCGGATGTGCCGCAAGCGTATCGGTCGGCAGTGCGGGGGCAGGAGGCGATTCTGCGGTCGCTGACGGACGGTTGCTTTGATGGTTGTCCCTTGGGGATCGCCCACGAGGACTTTACCCCGGACAACATGCTGTTCCTGGATGACGAGGTTTCCGCTGTTCTCGACTTTGACCGCAACCAATACAGCTTCCTCTGGCACGACGTCGCACGTGCGCTGCTCTCCCTCGCGCTGAAGGATGGCCGCATGGTGCGTGGGCGGGTCCGGGCGTTTGCGGACGGGTATGCTTCGTTTAGACCGCTTGAAACAGGGGATATCGCCCGCGCGCTTCGGATCGCCGGATGCATCGAATTTCCCTGGTGGATTCGGCGGGACGTTTTTGAAAGCGAAAGCCCGAAGCTTCAGCGCTTTTTGAAAGAAATGCGCTTTTTGACGGAGCATTGGTTTGAATTGGACGACCTGATCGGCTAA
- a CDS encoding ROK family protein produces MSLYAGLQISETCVKLGIVSAGGALMNRAAVSFSPGSPDEAASLCARLVRDHCPEAAGVGIAMTGRVDDRRGEVSAPSLGWARAPIGRLLEARFGRAPLLFNDAECALHAEWRLGVCRSIRDVLYLSVGSSVGSALLVRGRPYRGADNMGLEIGHMTTHAGGEPCPCGRNGCFERYASQTALERLAGGLEAGQVIARAQAGEPLMAAAFHRYLDELCVGLSSLIALFHPQMTVLGGALSHAGPYLLGSVRRHMQLPGMMSRGEPVPRIELSVLGSDAALIGAALMALERSPANPNP; encoded by the coding sequence ATGAGCCTGTATGCAGGCCTTCAGATAAGCGAAACCTGCGTGAAGCTGGGCATCGTGAGCGCGGGCGGCGCACTGATGAACCGCGCCGCCGTATCCTTCTCGCCGGGCAGCCCGGATGAGGCGGCAAGCCTTTGCGCGCGCCTGGTGCGCGATCACTGTCCGGAGGCAGCGGGCGTGGGCATTGCCATGACCGGGCGCGTCGACGACCGCCGGGGCGAGGTCAGCGCACCCAGCCTCGGTTGGGCGCGCGCGCCGATAGGGCGGCTTCTCGAAGCGCGCTTTGGGCGCGCACCGTTGCTTTTCAACGACGCGGAGTGTGCGCTGCACGCGGAATGGCGTCTCGGCGTCTGCCGCTCCATACGCGACGTGCTCTACCTTTCGGTGGGAAGCTCCGTCGGCAGCGCGCTTCTCGTGCGCGGAAGGCCGTATCGAGGCGCGGACAACATGGGGCTCGAGATCGGCCACATGACGACGCATGCGGGCGGCGAGCCCTGCCCCTGCGGGCGAAACGGATGCTTTGAGCGCTACGCCTCCCAAACGGCGCTGGAGCGGTTGGCCGGGGGATTGGAAGCAGGGCAGGTCATCGCCAGGGCGCAGGCAGGCGAGCCGCTGATGGCCGCCGCGTTTCATCGCTATCTCGACGAGCTCTGCGTCGGTCTTTCCAGCCTCATCGCGCTCTTTCATCCGCAAATGACGGTCCTCGGCGGCGCGCTCAGCCATGCGGGCCCGTACCTGTTGGGCTCCGTCCGGCGGCATATGCAGTTGCCCGGCATGATGTCCAGAGGCGAGCCGGTGCCTCGCATCGAGCTTTCCGTGCTCGGCAGCGACGCGGCGCTCATCGGCGCGGCGCTGATGGCCCTGGAACGCTCGCCCGCAAACCCGAACCCATAA